In Xiphophorus maculatus strain JP 163 A chromosome 15, X_maculatus-5.0-male, whole genome shotgun sequence, the following are encoded in one genomic region:
- the LOC111611453 gene encoding cytochrome P450 2K4-like encodes MGAMEVFLQSFSPVSVLGSVVLILIGFHFFLSKSRPQGHRQGPPGPKPLPIIGNLLQLDVKRLDQAFLKLSKTYGSVFTVHMGPKKMVVLTGYKTVKEAFVSYAEEFGEREAPIVAKEANLHHGIAWTNGDSWKEMRRFALTNLKDFGMGKKVCEEKIIEECHVLIQKLKEFKGEAFDSSQHINYAVCNVICSMVYGKRFEYDDLEFTTVVNRTNQVIQLLGSPSIQLYNMFPKIGKLVFSARKKMSDIFAANKQHHLMLLNRLKETLSPQMCRGVADAFLIRQQQLKESGITDSLYHNDNLLVTVMNLFAAGTETTSTTLRWAFLYMAKYPKIQDQVQQELRNVIGSRQVQVEDRQNLPFTDAVIHEIQRIANIAPLAIPHRTSQDVTFQGHFIEKGTPVIAVLTSVLQDENEWEKPNVFYPGNFLSKDGKFLKRDAFLPFSAGRRVCLGESLARMELFIFFATLLQHFRFSPPPGVTEEELDLTPRVGATLSPQPHTLCVIPLN; translated from the exons ATGGGAGCGATGGAGGTTTTTCTCCAGTCATTCAGCCCAGTTTCAGTTTTAGGTTCTGTGGTTTTAATCCTCATTGGGtttcactttttcctctccaagtCCAGACCTCAGGGCCACAGACAGGGACCACCAGGACCAAAACCCCTTCCCATCATTGGcaacctgctgcagctggatGTTAAGAGACTTGACCAAGCATTCCTGAAG CTTTCTAAGACGTATGGATCTGTGTTCACTGTCCACATGGGACCAAAGAAGATGGTGGTCCTGACAGGGTATAAGACGGTGAAAGAAGCATTTGTCAGTTATGCTGAGGAGTTTGGAGAACGGGAAGCACCCATCGTGGCTAAAGAAGCAAACCTGCATCACG GTATTGCGTGGACCAATGGAGACTCCTGGAAGGAAATGCGCCGCTTTGCTTTGACCAACCTGAAGGACTTTGGGATGGGAAAGAAAGTATGTGAGGAGAAAATCATTGAGGAATGTCACGTCCTCATCCAGAAATTAAAGGAGTTTAAAG GTGAAGCTTTTGATTCATCCCAACATATAAACTATGCAGTTTGTAATGTAATCTGCTCCATGGTTTATGGCAAAAGATTTGAATATGATGATCTAGAGTTCACTACCGTTGTAAATCGAACAAACCAAGTCATTCAACTGTTGGGCTCGCCATCAATACAG CTGTACAACATGTTCCCAAAGATTGGCAAGCTGGTGTTTTCAGCCAGAAAGAAAATGAGCGATATATTTGCTGCCAATAAACAGCATCATCTGATGCTGCTGAACCGTTTGAAAGAGACTCTCAGTCCACAGATGTGCAGAGGAGTTGCAGACGCTTTCCTCATCCGTCAACAGCAACTCAAG GAATCTGGGATCACCGACAGTCTCTATCACAACGACAACCTGCTGGTGACAGTCATGAACCTGTTCGCTGCTGGAACTGAAACTACATCAACTACCCTGAGATGGGCATTCCTGTATATGGCcaaatatccaaaaatacaAG ACCAGGTCCAGCAGGAGCTGAGGAATGTGATTGGAAGTCGGCAGGTTCAGGTTGAAGACAGACAGAACCTGCCTTTTACAGACGCCGTCATCCACGAGATACAGAGAATTGCCAACATTGCTCCTTTGGCAATTCCTCACAGGACTAGCCAAGACGTCACGTTCCAAGGTCATTTTATTGAGAAG GGAACTCCAGTAATTGCTGTTTTAACGTCCGTCCTGCAAGATGAGAACGAATGGGAGAAACCGAACGTCTTTTATCCAGGCAACTTCCTCAGCAAAGATGGGAAGTTCCTCAAGCGAGACGCCTTCCTGCCTTTTTCAGCAG GTCGCAGGGTTTGCCTTGGAGAGAGTCTGGCCAGAATGGAGCTTTTCATCTTCTTCGCCACGCTCCTGCAGCACTTCCGATTTTCTCCTCCACCTGGAGTTACAGAGGAAGAACTCGATCTAACTCCACGAGTTGGTGCTACTCTGAGCCCTCAACCTCACACGCTCTGTGTTATCCCTTTAAATTAA